The Rhizoctonia solani chromosome 1, complete sequence sequence AGTAGGGCTTTAAGTTTTCAGTTCTATGTAAATCAATGTGAATAACCTCGGAAAGAAGTCTATCGCGCGTATGGTGACAAGTACGGTAGAGTTTCGGGGACTCGGTCGGCGAGTTGTCGAAACTAATGCCCGATTCTTTGGCAAAAGAAGCCCGGAATGGGGTGCCCGGATCGTTGTATGAGTACTCTGGTTGGAAGGGAACCAGCTTATCATATAGATTTGAACTAGTCGTAGAGACATAAAGGCAAAGGCAATCATAGATTCGATGATGTCGCAAGGGGCAGGGAAACAAAGCAAGCTTCTTGCACTCGAACGATCGCAAAAATGGAGAGTACAAGTAAAAGACCTCATTGCCCCCTATTGATTATCAATAGAATTATAATTAAGCGTGTTTAGCGAGTCCAAATGTAGAACCTCAAACAAGCTGCTAAGATGAAGTTCAAAGTGTGCCTGTCCCACGTGAGTGCCGGCGAACGATCAAACTCGGAGAATCTGACTCTCTCAACTCGGTATCAGTATTGCGGCAACGCAGACCATTGGTCGAGGCCAACCCTCTTGTGACTTCATGTACGTGCGGCTGGTACCGGTAGTCTCGGGCTTGGTCAAAAATATTGTGGAAGCACGCCATTATCGCTTGCATGAAATTCCCCAGGTATATATTACGAAACAGACACATAGTAACTAACGAAACAGCAGGTGTCAACGACCCAGGCCATATTTGAACCGATGAAGTTCCTAACATGGACACCAATATCCAAATGTTACATCACTAGTACATCACTAGTACATAAAGACTCATTAAGCTCCACGCGTGCTCATTGGATGAACATTGACGTCAGAAGCAGAGTAGCCTACGTTCTTGCCGCCGTCTTGAACGGCGTATCTCTCAGCCTTGTATTGCTTGGGGAGAAGGGCCAAGCCAATAATATAAGCAGCTCCAAGAACCTAGAGTAGATAGATAAGCCCACGGAAAGTAGGGCTGAAAATTCTATGACTTACCACAACCCAAATTATCCAGAAGGTCCTCAAACCTTGAGCAGGCCGGTCACGACCAGTCGTCGACGGCCACTCGTGGTTGAAGCCGAGCCATACTTGATACAGCGATAGCGCGATGATAGCCAATCCAAGGATTGCATGTCCATAGTTCTGAGCGGGGCGGCGACGACGATAAGGATCTTTGACTATGTGGATGATAAGACCATAAAGGGCTTGGCAAACATACAGCAAAAACAACACCAATCCAATGATCTACAAATCAAATGTGGGCTGAGTCACTTGAACACTCCATGACCAATAGAACTCACTGTATGTTTATCATTAAAGTGCCGCATTCCAGCCTCCTGAACTACGTTGACGGCAAGTGCAAATCCAGCGACAATAAAGGGACCAGCCAACCCTGCCTGGACAATCCAATGTGTCTTGAACCAAGTCGGCCACCAGATCCTGAGGAAGCGTGCCTGGAGTACGCCGattgggaggaagaagcagaagcCGAGAGCGCTGAGGATGCCATGGGCGAGCAACTTCCTCTCCGCGGCGCTGTACGGAATGGTGAGTGTATCACTGCCGCTACCACCGCTTTGAGTTGGAACCGCCAGCGTAGTAGTGGTAACTGAGCCTGTGCCACCGGGAGAAGCAGAAATCAAGGGAGAGTCTGGAACGGTACCAGCAAGGTTGAGAGTGAAGGATCCGGTGACAGAGTGCTGAGCCAGGGTAGCCGAAACGCTATTGCTATTTGGTTTTGTCCTACCAAATGCATATATCATCCTCTCCGAGGACTGCCCCGAGCTCTGCCAACCGGATTAGAGAAGAATCGGAAGAGCCTGACGTAGCTATTAACTTACTGGAACAGAGAATGAAAAAGACACAGCCGACCCGTAAGTGTGCTGAGGTCGGAGCGATGGCGGCTACCCGGGGAGGGGTAGACACGACTTGAGGCTGGGCGTGGGCTACTCGGTCAAAAATGAGTGACTGTTTGAAAAAAATGTTAGATCTGATCCGCACCAGTTGCTTCTCTCTGAAATATCATAAAATTATTGACCAACCCACGTTTGTTGATAAACACAACTTACCTGAGATAACACAAGGGTTCCGTCTTCATTAGCCCACATAATTACCATCGGCGAGCCAACCATGCTTTCACCAAACCCACTGTAATTGACTTGGATCAGTGATGTCACCTCGCGTGTTGAGCACATCAACGCACACTGCCATCCAGCCAACGTTTGCGAAAGAGGCCGTTGTGTTGAGGGTATCTACGTTTTGCGACAATGAGACCGGGTTCGCTATTAGCACATACAAAACTTACATATGGTATCGGAGCCACTAATAGTTCCTGTGACGCAAACCAACTAGAGAAAGATAAGCAAATTCCTGAATTGGGAAAGACCTGGATCCTTACAGTTCCACAATACGAACCGCCAGTTGCGGCTGCTGCATAGCGGGCAGTGGCAATGGCGAACAAGCCAACGCGTGGCCAAATTGATGGGAGTCTCATCTTTATACCGGAGACGTTGCTCGCAATGGACACGTTATCGGGTGGGTGGGTTTATATACTGTACTGGCACAGGGTCGAATTAACGTCATGTCCAGATTCAGTCAGGACAAGAAACAAAGAAGAGACTTCAGCGTGGGGTTTATCAATCCCTCGAGGGATCTCACCTGGAATCCTGCTGCGGGCCGATCTATAGAGTACCCGATCACGGATAATGTCGAACAAATAAAAATGAATGTCGAGTTTAAACCAGTGAGATCTGTACTGACAATTGTTACAGATATGGAAAAGGTTTGTATGATGAGGGGATTGAAGGGACAAGTTTCGATCAACCTCCGAGCAGACTGTCTAAATATCCCATCATGGCAAAGGCGTGTTCCATACCTACCTTCCGCGCCAAGTGGAGAAGACAGGCACATTGGCAATAGGTTTTCCCCTGCTTCACGTGATGTGGACGTCGAACGCCGCCAGTCAAATCGGCGCACCTCATTGGTCGCACTTTATTTATGATCAGCCTCCTTCCACCACAATAAATGGCCAGGCTGCGCAGGGCGGTGTGGGGGAATAAAGCCGAGAAGAAATGATAACGAGATATGAGTAACTCTGAGTAGCACGCCACTCGGCTCGCATGATCGTCTGATACTTTGCAACTTTATGCTATTTCATTGACTGATGGAACGATTGTATCGTATACAGGAGTAGATATGCGCATTTACTCGAAGATCCAGGTAGCCTTGTCATCAGTGTACTGGACAATGCCTTCGGGGAACCAGCTAAATTACCCAAGTTAGCACACCATGCCCCCCCGAGATTAGAATGCATAAATGGGCTCACTGCTTGATTTCCTTTTCAGCACTTTCGATGAGTCACTGCCGTGACAAATGTTACGGCCAACAGCAAGAGCATAGTCACCACGGATGGTTCCTATTAGAAAAAAATTGTCAATGTGTATTCAAAACTGGCGACAAATTTGCACTGACCAGGGCCACTGGCAAGAGGATTCGTTGCACCAAGCATAGCACGACCGGTCTTGACTGCATCCAGACCCTCGATGACGATAGCGACAACGGGCCAGAGACCATGTATTTGATCAGGCCGGGGAAGAAAGGCTTGTCCTTGAGGTCACCGTAGTCTATGGTGAAATGAATGGGATAAACGGGTTAGATATATGATATTCCAGTACAGTTAGTAAGAGCAACTTACGCTCCTCAAGGTGCTCCTTGGTGGCATGGACCAACTTGAGAGCGACGATCTTGAAGCCGCGCTTCTCGAAGCGAGAGAGGATCTCACCAACGAGGGCGCGCTGGACGCCGTCGGGCTTGATCATGATGTAAGAGCGCTCTTGGTTGTTGGGCATTCTATGTGCAAAATTTTTTGATCAGCGATCCGTTCCAGATACGCGACGCGACGCGTCAACATACTTGAGTAAAGGCGGTGGATGTCGTAAGCTTTCTAAAGGTCGTGTAACAGCAACAGTAGGAGCTGGCTGAGTCTGTCTGGTGGTGGTCAGGAAGAGGGCGAGGACGAGGGCGGTGAGGAGCGAAACTAGAAAGTCGCGTCGGGTTATATGCGGCAAGCGGTTGAGGGTTGTTTCCATCGATAATCGCGAATTCGAAGGAGGCACCAGGAACCGCCTAGCGCTTAGGTCAAGATGAGGGCTAGACAAGGTACAACTTTCACGTCGAAGCGTCAAGGACGGCCGGAAACATGTAAAAATGGGTGGAGCTTTACATACTCCTCGCGTACAATCTGTAAAGAACACGTTCAAGGGACTGTCTCTGTCAGGTCCAGAACGCAAAAAGTGCATTCGCCTCGTGATATACACGGATCTCTTCACATCTCCACAGTAGAAGTACGTGTATACATGCACTAGATCCACATACCCACGCCACCCTCATCATCTTACCAAGGATGCTCCTTCCCTCGTAATCCCAAAATCCACCAGAATTACCAATGTCCAACTTGTCGATGACCTGGAGCATGCCGCGAACACTGTCTTCTGGAGTGACGATAGCTCCAGATCCCCCCATGTCTGTCTAATATGGGGACATAAGTGAACAACGGACAATGAGATTGGTAATAAATAATTACCTGGACCCAACCAGGATGCAAAAGCCCCACTGCAACATTGGAGAATTCCAGTTCATGCGCTAGCTTACGTCCCATCATGTTCAACCCAGCCTAGAACGATGGAAATTAGAGACGAGGAGAATCTATTTGTCTTCCTTTTGAGGCTATATGTGGGTACCTTGCTGATGGCATACGCCGGCCCACGACCGTGCTTCGAGACGGTGATTGAGCCACTCTCGGAAGAGATCAGAGCAATCTTTGGGAGTACTCCATTTGCGGTAGATCTATTCTGGAGCAGAGGAACAAATGCCTGGCAGACGCGAATGGGCCCAAGCACATTGTTGTCAAAAAGCCTGGAAATATTGGCAATGTCCCTGCGAAAGATATCAAAGGTTACGACATTGTAAGTTTAGGGTAGTCACAAAATAGACGTACTCGGTAAGCAGAGGCTTGCCACCATTGGCTCCAGCATTCACAACGAGAATATCAATTTCCCCAAGATTGGCTCTGACCTCGTTGGCAGCATCCTATAAATAAAGATTGCGATGCATATCAGGGCAGGTAGACCACTAGAGGCCCGAAATGAAGTTGACCTTACAGCTTTGCTCGTCATTCATGTCAAGTCTGACGAGATTGAGTCTGTCTTTATTGGATGGAGCTTCGGAGAGTTTCTTGAGCTCATCGATAGTTTGAGCGTTGCGGTAAGTACCAAAACCTTGCTCTCGGATTTTCCAAGCTATGCAGATTAATATGTCAACACGGCCCGAGCTCGAATGTATCGTCGACTCACGAGTTGCTTGACAAATTCAAGGCCAATACCCCTGTTGGCTCCAACTATAAGATACCTAGCACCCACCATGTCGAATAGTATTCTTTCTGATAAATTTAAACTCAGGTGTCTTATAAACCAGGGGCGAAACAAACTGTTGCGGAGTGTTGCCGCTGTTGAGAACGACTGAGGAAATTCCAAGTCCAGAGGTACATCACGTGCAGTGGTGACCAAAGCgaatgtatatatgcgatCGATGGCGCAGATATATGATAAAACATACTAAAGGATACAGCAAAGCAAGCTAATCAGTCGTCGTAACCATCGTCACTGTCTTCGCGGCCTCTAATTCTGGAGCTTGACGACCCAACCATACCAGTGGTCCCGAATGGGGTAACTAGTTTTTGGCGGGGTTCGTCTGGCTTATCAATAACACCTGCAGACATCCAAAGTAATGTGAATAAACGAACTAGCGAGACAACGTTAGTGTACCAACCGCTTTGGGTTAACCTCAACTCCAGCTTCGCGGTCTTGAAACCGTCCTCATTCCCGAGTTCTTCAAACCCAACTATCCTGCATCATATTCGTCATTATAACCTATGAGAATATCCCTAGTCACATACCTGTCTTTTGAAACTCCCCGAACAAAGCAAATTACGCAAGGTAGCACTTTTACTTGCAACTTCTCCACGAGCCATGGGACATTTTCCACAAAAACTTTGATGAACCGTGTTTTAAAGTGCCGAGATGCAAGAATCTATCGATTCCATGTCAGTAATGTATTCTATCCTGAAACA is a genomic window containing:
- a CDS encoding cytochrome b561 domain-containing protein; the encoded protein is MRLPSIWPRVGLFAIATARYAAAATGGSYCGTLVCVTGTISGSDTIYTLNTTASFANVGWMAVGFGESMVGSPMVIMWANEDGTLVLSQREATAHAQPQVVSTPPRVAAIAPTSAHLRVGCVFFILCSKLGAVLGEDDICICVSATLAQHSVTGSFTLNLAGTVPDSPLISASPGGTGSVTTTTLAVPTQSGGSGSDTLTIPYSAAERKLLAHGILSALGFCFFLPIGVLQARFLRIWWPTWFKTHWIVQAGLAGPFIVAGFALAVNVVQEAGMRHFNDKHTIIGLVLFLLYVCQALYGLIIHIVKDPYRRRRPAQNYGHAILGLAIIALSLYQVWLGFNHEWPSTTGRDRPAQGLRTFWIIWVVVLGAAYIIGLALLPKQYKAERYAVQDGGKNVGYSASDVNVHPMSTRGA
- a CDS encoding short chain dehydrogenase, which encodes MSHSEDADVLRPPTPEVDAKVSELASRLQSSATRDTTIGSGKDIDDGFSDDEDEDKLFEELEKDEFDMSGLREKRMEELKAQIAQVRDMRENEHGRLTEITDEKEVIKTSAIVGFEELGNEDGFKTAKLELRLTQSGVIDKPDEPRQKLVTPFGTTAWKIREQGFGTYRNAQTIDELKKLSEAPSNKDRLNLVRLDMNDEQSCKDAANEVRANLGEIDILVVNAGANGGKPLLTEDIANISRLFDNNVLGPIRVCQAFVPLLQNRSTANGVLPKIALISSESGSITVSKHGRGPAYAISKAGLNMMGRKLAHELEFSNVAVGLLHPGWVQTDMGGSGAIVTPEDSVRGMLQVIDKLDIGNSGGFWDYEGRSILVSLLTALVLALFLTTTRQTQPAPTVAVTRPLESLRHPPPLLKMPNNQERSYIMIKPDGVQRALVGEILSRFEKRGFKIVALKLVHATKEHLEERQAFLPRPDQIHGLWPVVAIVIEGLDAVKTGRAMLGATNPLASGPGTIRGDYALAEIKHWFPEGIVQYTDDKATWIFE